One region of Niallia sp. Man26 genomic DNA includes:
- a CDS encoding glutamine synthetase family protein, protein MAEITLEQIQSIIKEKNVELLHMQFVDIEGILKNITITAAQLDDAVEGKIMIDGSSIKGFSPINKSDSYLAPDLNTFVVLPWTEEEGYSEARFLCSVTNPDGTLFEGDTRNVLKKTVARAAEQGYTISVGPELEFFLFETDAQGYPTTVLGDRGGYFEPSPKDLGEKVRVEIFKTLRAMGFTIEALHHEVAEGQHEINFKYADALGAADLATTYKWVVKTIAAQYGLHATFMPKPVFGINGSGMHVNMSFFKDGENIFFDPSDELQLSSEAYSFIAGILDNVKSFVAVTNPLVNSYKRLVPGYEAPVYLAWSASNRSALIRIPAKKGMATRVELRCPDPASNPYLTFAVIASAGLDGVEKGLQAPAPVNEDIFHMTDARREELGIDSLPGGLEAAIAELEAGEIGLKTLGEHVFYEYVAAKKEEWDNYRTQIHAWEIENYQFKF, encoded by the coding sequence ATGGCTGAAATTACATTAGAACAGATTCAAAGTATCATTAAAGAAAAAAATGTAGAATTATTGCATATGCAATTTGTAGATATTGAAGGGATTTTGAAAAATATCACAATTACAGCAGCTCAATTAGATGATGCAGTAGAAGGGAAAATCATGATTGATGGTTCTTCCATCAAAGGTTTCTCACCTATCAATAAATCAGATTCTTATTTAGCCCCAGATTTAAACACATTTGTTGTGTTGCCTTGGACAGAAGAAGAAGGATATTCAGAAGCACGCTTCCTTTGCTCTGTAACAAATCCAGATGGTACATTATTTGAAGGTGACACACGTAATGTTCTTAAGAAGACAGTGGCACGTGCAGCAGAACAAGGATATACGATTTCTGTAGGTCCTGAATTGGAATTCTTCTTGTTTGAAACAGATGCACAAGGTTACCCAACGACAGTCCTAGGTGACAGAGGCGGATACTTTGAGCCATCTCCTAAAGACTTAGGTGAAAAGGTTCGTGTTGAAATCTTCAAAACTTTGCGAGCAATGGGCTTTACAATTGAAGCATTGCACCATGAAGTAGCAGAAGGCCAGCATGAAATTAACTTTAAATATGCAGATGCTCTAGGAGCTGCAGACCTTGCGACTACTTACAAATGGGTAGTTAAAACAATCGCAGCACAATATGGCTTGCATGCAACATTTATGCCAAAGCCAGTATTCGGCATCAACGGTTCAGGAATGCATGTTAACATGTCGTTCTTCAAGGATGGCGAAAACATTTTCTTCGATCCGTCTGATGAACTGCAGCTTTCAAGTGAAGCTTACTCTTTCATCGCTGGTATCCTTGATAATGTTAAGAGTTTCGTAGCTGTTACAAACCCGCTAGTAAACTCTTACAAACGTCTAGTACCTGGCTATGAAGCACCAGTATATCTTGCTTGGTCTGCTTCAAACCGTTCAGCTTTAATCCGTATTCCAGCTAAAAAAGGCATGGCAACTCGCGTAGAATTGCGTTGTCCAGATCCAGCATCAAATCCATATTTGACATTTGCAGTAATAGCATCTGCTGGTCTTGATGGAGTGGAAAAAGGATTGCAAGCTCCAGCACCTGTTAACGAAGATATCTTCCACATGACAGATGCACGCCGCGAAGAGTTGGGCATCGACAGCCTACCAGGTGGCCTAGAAGCAGCTATCGCTGAACTAGAAGCAGGAGAAATCGGTCTTAAAACACTTGGAGAGCACGTATTCTATGAGTATGTTGCAGCGAAAAAAGAAGAGTGGGATAACTACCGTACACAAATCCATGCTTGGGAAATTGAAAACTACCAATTTAAATTCTAA
- a CDS encoding manganese-dependent inorganic pyrophosphatase, translating into MGKVLVFGHKNPDTDTICSAIAYAELKKALGVEAEAVRLGEINGETKFALDYFKAEAPRYIQKASEETDSVILVDHNEFQQSVEDIKEVSILEVIDHHRIANFETSDPLYYRAEPVGCTATILNKLYKENNVEIKKDIAGLMVSAIISDSLLFKSPTCTDQDVKAAQELAEIAGINLDQYGLDMLKAGADLSDKTVEQLISLDAKEFPMGSYKVEVAQVNAVDTNDVLAKQGELEDALNKVIADKGLDLFLLVVTDILNNDSVALALGTKTSAVEAAFGVKLENNTALLKGVVSRKKQIVPVLTEELSK; encoded by the coding sequence ATGGGAAAAGTTTTAGTTTTTGGTCACAAAAATCCTGATACGGATACGATTTGTTCTGCTATCGCTTATGCAGAATTGAAAAAAGCTTTAGGTGTAGAAGCGGAAGCTGTACGCCTGGGAGAAATCAATGGCGAAACAAAGTTCGCTCTAGATTACTTCAAAGCTGAAGCTCCAAGATACATACAAAAGGCGTCAGAGGAAACAGATTCTGTAATTCTTGTAGATCACAACGAATTCCAGCAAAGTGTGGAAGATATTAAAGAGGTTTCTATCCTGGAAGTTATCGACCACCACCGTATTGCTAACTTTGAAACAAGCGATCCTTTATATTATCGCGCTGAGCCTGTTGGCTGTACTGCTACAATTCTTAACAAGCTTTACAAAGAGAACAATGTTGAAATCAAAAAAGACATTGCAGGTTTAATGGTTTCTGCAATTATTTCCGATTCATTATTGTTTAAATCTCCAACTTGCACAGATCAGGATGTTAAAGCAGCACAAGAGCTTGCTGAAATTGCTGGCATTAATTTGGACCAATATGGTTTGGACATGCTTAAAGCTGGTGCAGATTTAAGCGACAAAACAGTAGAGCAACTAATCAGCCTTGATGCAAAAGAATTTCCAATGGGGTCATATAAAGTGGAAGTTGCTCAAGTTAATGCAGTGGACACAAATGATGTACTTGCTAAACAAGGCGAACTGGAAGATGCATTAAATAAAGTGATTGCTGACAAAGGGCTTGATTTATTCTTGCTTGTTGTAACAGATATCTTAAACAATGATTCTGTTGCCCTCGCACTTGGAACGAAAACTAGTGCAGTGGAAGCGGCATTTGGCGTAAAACTTGAAAATAACACAGCCTTGCTTAAAGGTGTTGTATCACGCAAAAAACAAATCGTTCCTGTATTAACAGAGGAATTATCAAAATAA
- a CDS encoding response regulator transcription factor, with translation MPKDKILVIEDEQKIARIITMELEYEGYEVHAEHSGVKGLEKVLEGGWSLVLLDVMLPELSGLEVLRRIRNAAVHVPVILLTARDSIPDKVAGLDLGANDYMTKPFQIEELLARIRASLRVSKMQWKQEQEKVLEVDDLKVFVKSYSVKRADIDIELTPREFELLLYLMENKNIVLSREQIMNHVWGYDFMADTNVVDVYIRYLRKKIDYQFDRQLIQTIRGVGYVIKESSI, from the coding sequence TTGCCAAAGGATAAAATTCTTGTTATTGAAGATGAACAAAAAATCGCAAGAATCATTACGATGGAGCTCGAATACGAAGGTTATGAAGTTCACGCAGAGCATTCCGGTGTTAAAGGTTTAGAGAAAGTGCTTGAGGGAGGCTGGAGTCTTGTCTTGCTTGATGTAATGCTGCCAGAATTAAGCGGTTTAGAGGTCTTAAGAAGAATCCGCAATGCAGCTGTGCATGTTCCGGTTATTCTTTTGACTGCAAGAGATTCTATTCCAGACAAAGTAGCAGGCCTTGATTTAGGGGCAAACGACTATATGACAAAGCCATTCCAAATAGAGGAGCTGCTTGCCCGAATTCGGGCAAGCCTTCGCGTCAGCAAGATGCAATGGAAACAAGAGCAGGAAAAAGTGCTAGAAGTGGATGATTTAAAAGTATTTGTCAAATCTTATTCCGTAAAGCGTGCAGACATCGATATTGAACTGACACCAAGGGAATTTGAGCTGCTTCTTTATTTAATGGAAAATAAAAATATTGTGTTAAGCAGAGAACAAATTATGAATCATGTTTGGGGTTATGATTTTATGGCAGATACAAATGTGGTGGATGTTTATATAAGATATTTACGCAAGAAAATCGATTATCAATTTGATAGACAGCTGATTCAAACAATTCGCGGGGTTGGCTATGTCATTAAGGAATCTTCTATATGA
- a CDS encoding ATP-binding protein, whose product MRVRTRIQVFSTLLLIIMMVCLNTTIYFVFQKEILKNEVNETAGKLMQAAGNLDSATTEMTRNSLLRAFVPANGMIRAIDENNAVIFTSTKESSYADIDHSFSAGQSENVLKQDGSSFAVASLPVIWNDGSVVKLEMAENIDSSLRILDVLRLILIIGTVLVILPTFLAGRLLSSFILTPIQSLIKTMEEIQSKGSFQKLELQDRSKDELYQLGNTFNKMISILELQYDKQKQFVYDASHELKTPLTVIESYASMLKRWGKNKPDALEEGIDAILSEAVRMKEMTNEMLELAKADDHLVLHLEDFELNKLCIKTAKNMEMATGRIVLVEKASTPVILYGDKQKIKQLLLILLDNAFKYGANTVKLAVNTTQENIILKVEDDGIGIDKKKQPLIFDRFYRADMSRNRENGGVGLGLSIAKLIMTAHDGMIEVESELDKGTTFTCMFPAGQKAVDK is encoded by the coding sequence ATGAGAGTCAGAACGCGCATCCAAGTTTTTTCAACATTGCTGCTAATCATAATGATGGTTTGTCTTAATACGACCATTTACTTCGTTTTTCAAAAGGAAATCCTTAAAAATGAAGTGAACGAAACAGCAGGCAAGTTGATGCAGGCAGCAGGAAATCTTGACAGTGCAACAACAGAAATGACGAGAAATTCCCTCCTGCGTGCCTTCGTCCCGGCAAATGGAATGATTCGTGCAATTGACGAAAATAATGCAGTGATTTTTACAAGCACGAAAGAATCAAGCTATGCTGATATAGACCATTCCTTTTCAGCTGGCCAATCGGAAAACGTTCTAAAACAAGATGGAAGCTCGTTTGCCGTTGCTTCACTGCCAGTCATCTGGAATGACGGCAGTGTAGTAAAGCTGGAGATGGCTGAAAATATCGACAGCTCACTGCGTATATTGGATGTATTAAGACTGATTCTGATAATCGGGACTGTTCTCGTTATATTGCCGACTTTTTTGGCTGGAAGATTGCTATCAAGTTTCATATTGACACCAATTCAGTCTCTTATAAAAACAATGGAGGAGATCCAGTCAAAGGGCAGTTTTCAAAAGCTTGAATTGCAAGACAGAAGTAAGGATGAATTGTATCAGCTTGGGAACACCTTTAACAAAATGATATCTATATTAGAATTGCAATATGATAAGCAAAAACAATTTGTCTATGATGCCTCGCATGAATTGAAAACTCCGCTTACTGTAATTGAAAGCTATGCCAGCATGCTGAAGCGCTGGGGAAAGAATAAGCCTGATGCTTTAGAGGAAGGAATAGATGCCATTTTATCAGAGGCGGTGCGTATGAAGGAAATGACAAATGAAATGCTTGAGCTGGCAAAAGCCGATGATCATCTTGTCTTGCATTTGGAAGACTTTGAGCTGAATAAGCTTTGCATCAAGACTGCGAAGAATATGGAAATGGCGACAGGACGGATCGTGTTAGTTGAAAAGGCAAGCACGCCAGTCATTCTGTATGGTGATAAGCAAAAAATAAAGCAGCTTCTTCTTATTCTCCTTGATAATGCCTTTAAGTATGGAGCAAATACAGTGAAATTGGCAGTGAACACTACACAAGAGAATATTATTTTAAAGGTTGAAGATGATGGCATCGGTATTGATAAAAAAAAGCAGCCGTTAATATTTGACCGCTTTTACCGTGCTGATATGTCGAGAAATCGGGAAAACGGCGGTGTTGGGCTAGGACTGTCGATCGCAAAACTTATCATGACTGCTCATGATGGTATGATTGAAGTGGAAAGTGAGTTAGATAAAGGAACAACGTTTACATGTATGTTCCCTGCAGGACAAAAGGCGGTGGACAAATGA
- a CDS encoding PepSY domain-containing protein yields the protein MMNKKKLLLISSFLLIIVLLVLGYFIFFADESSTLTEDAAKDFVLSNYGGTVSSVSQRDGESGPSYQIIFETDSGVYNIVLNKKTGKVETLIQQSVKDTTDKASLIQEEEAKTLIQEQIKGDLLTIEETNQDSISYYSFIIKTEAKDTAYLLDRETGEIKEDAADGTTEYISKEKAEEIALQEIAGTVSEIDMEEDEDFGLVYELEIEAEGDKEVKMYINAYTGAIESINWDND from the coding sequence ATGATGAACAAGAAGAAACTTCTCCTCATTAGCAGCTTCCTCCTGATTATTGTCCTATTGGTTTTAGGGTATTTTATCTTCTTCGCCGATGAAAGCAGTACTTTAACAGAGGATGCGGCAAAAGATTTTGTCTTGTCTAATTATGGAGGCACAGTAAGTAGTGTTTCACAAAGGGATGGAGAATCAGGACCTTCTTATCAAATCATTTTTGAAACAGACAGTGGTGTATACAATATAGTGCTTAACAAAAAGACAGGCAAAGTGGAGACCTTAATTCAACAATCTGTGAAGGATACTACCGACAAAGCTAGTCTCATCCAAGAAGAAGAGGCAAAAACGTTGATACAAGAGCAGATAAAAGGTGATTTATTGACAATTGAAGAAACAAACCAAGATAGTATTTCCTATTATTCTTTTATTATCAAAACAGAAGCTAAAGACACAGCCTATTTGCTAGACAGGGAAACTGGAGAAATTAAAGAAGATGCGGCAGACGGAACTACAGAATATATCTCAAAGGAAAAAGCAGAGGAAATAGCTTTACAGGAAATCGCAGGAACTGTTTCAGAAATCGATATGGAAGAGGATGAAGATTTCGGTCTCGTTTATGAATTGGAAATAGAAGCGGAAGGCGATAAAGAAGTAAAAATGTATATTAATGCCTATACAGGTGCCATTGAATCAATTAATTGGGACAATGATTAA
- a CDS encoding PepSY domain-containing protein, which yields MNTIKKAWSKFIQTKWLKYGIGAAIIGFGGAAAYDLIDDRDVYANGGIVKSFTAETAAVSKQEAAEIASKEKNSAVEEVEQEYTETGAGVYQVEFADDQDDIYVDSEDGTIITKEMLADKIKVTEEQAKEIALKEADGTITEFELDDDNAQFIYDLEVTAKDGMETELSISAETGKILSKEQDRF from the coding sequence ATGAATACAATAAAAAAAGCGTGGAGCAAATTTATACAAACTAAATGGTTAAAATACGGTATCGGTGCAGCAATCATCGGTTTTGGCGGAGCAGCTGCATATGACCTGATTGATGACAGAGATGTCTATGCAAACGGTGGTATTGTAAAAAGCTTTACAGCAGAAACGGCGGCTGTATCAAAACAAGAGGCTGCTGAAATTGCTTCAAAAGAAAAGAATAGTGCTGTAGAAGAGGTAGAGCAAGAGTATACGGAAACTGGAGCGGGTGTATACCAAGTAGAATTCGCTGATGACCAAGATGATATATATGTCGATTCAGAAGACGGCACCATCATTACAAAGGAAATGCTTGCTGATAAAATTAAAGTAACAGAAGAGCAAGCGAAAGAAATAGCATTAAAAGAAGCAGATGGCACCATTACAGAATTTGAGTTAGATGATGATAACGCTCAATTCATTTATGACCTAGAAGTAACAGCAAAGGATGGCATGGAAACAGAGCTGAGCATTTCAGCAGAAACAGGAAAAATATTAAGTAAAGAGCAAGACAGGTTTTAA
- a CDS encoding TlpA disulfide reductase family protein — protein MKKIIVFLCILVSVSLLLVDIQKASAEGTGKNIGVNIGNIAPDFILKDMKGQKVRLSDLKGKKVMINFWATWCPPCRQEMPEIEKFFQEQKGDIEILAINIDGGAPKNVADYIKKMKLTFPVVLDEQDKVNEMYKVITIPTTFLIDEKGVIVNKYYSVMSLEIMRELIRKK, from the coding sequence ATGAAAAAAATAATCGTATTTTTATGTATCCTTGTTAGTGTAAGCCTTTTACTGGTTGATATACAAAAAGCTTCTGCCGAAGGCACTGGAAAAAATATTGGAGTGAATATTGGAAATATCGCGCCTGACTTTATTTTGAAGGATATGAAAGGGCAAAAAGTGCGGCTTTCTGATTTAAAAGGTAAAAAAGTAATGATCAATTTCTGGGCAACATGGTGTCCGCCATGCAGGCAGGAAATGCCGGAAATCGAGAAGTTTTTTCAAGAACAAAAGGGAGATATAGAGATACTGGCAATAAATATTGATGGCGGAGCTCCCAAAAACGTTGCTGATTATATAAAAAAAATGAAGCTTACTTTTCCTGTCGTGCTGGATGAACAAGATAAGGTAAATGAAATGTATAAGGTAATCACTATTCCCACTACTTTTTTAATTGACGAGAAAGGAGTTATTGTCAATAAATACTATTCTGTCATGTCATTAGAGATAATGAGGGAGTTAATAAGGAAGAAATAA
- a CDS encoding FbpB family small basic protein, protein MRKPRKRSFQELVSENKLQLLRDREAIEKIEERIEKKHLKKAR, encoded by the coding sequence ATGAGAAAACCTCGTAAACGGTCATTTCAGGAACTAGTGTCAGAAAATAAACTGCAATTGCTTCGAGACAGAGAAGCAATTGAGAAAATTGAAGAGCGCATTGAAAAAAAACATTTGAAAAAAGCAAGATAA
- a CDS encoding acid-soluble spore protein N produces the protein MSNPKKDSKHFVPSHIGTKSRGFGGNKGKKMQDTSGQHAQVIQTKGE, from the coding sequence ATGAGCAATCCAAAAAAAGACAGCAAGCATTTTGTGCCTAGCCATATTGGAACTAAATCGAGAGGTTTCGGCGGCAATAAAGGCAAAAAAATGCAGGATACTTCAGGTCAGCATGCCCAAGTGATCCAAACAAAAGGTGAATAA
- a CDS encoding AAA family ATPase, with the protein MEKKFENTVSQTIASLEEEFKNTGTINNEKAVLSAIQSLNEAEKPEIVSRLLTMAAISRLKANEKDSIATAWLKKAKDLDSSNKEANKYLSQNDWKNYEGLLDMLNFPAIRETDNRTAKRKIAEQYINNCRKFLDMIDDENDKLTENSAAASIFNNTLAVTKYKEIITLLDEVTQKTSQLLQSSEEYEESISGVFHTSIYYDSVKKLIEELNELKAAWLNIFKEEDSSEAKAETTSALEQLQQMIGLEKVKNRVKDFYQFLKYQNSRKKLGFTIQDELSLNMIFTGNPGTGKTTLARLMAKIYYELGVLPSQEVVETDRSQLVGGYMGQTEENVRNVVKQSLGGVLFIDEAYSLNRDGQGNDYGQTAIDTLVSLMTSSEFGGKFAVILAGYPEEMRQFLDGNHGLSSRFPSSNFIHLPNYSAEELVAIGEKIANDNDYVISEEGKQQLELRLEKEQVDESFGNARAVKNIVLDAIFNKGSQAQSNKQFLTYTLLDGNDFAASEEEASENPAEELDSMIGLTKVKDEMKKIISFVKVQQVRRTNSKKNLPIQLHAVFTGNPGTGKTTVAKLYAQFLKDCGILKRGHLVVASRADFIAGFVGQTAIKTKKKIREALGGVLFIDEAYSLLSGSNQDFGKEAIDTLVMEMTKHNENLVVVLAGYPDETKALLESNPGLTSRFKKFIHFEDYNSEELIQIMEGYAAKYDYQLENNAKLALQTKLASFNSNGNGRFATNLVDEAVQMQALRIMEANDDSLDYSILTEADMLHALDSFSNSANTKQS; encoded by the coding sequence ATGGAAAAGAAATTCGAAAATACAGTCAGTCAAACAATTGCTTCTCTTGAAGAGGAATTTAAGAATACAGGTACTATTAACAACGAAAAAGCAGTTTTGTCTGCGATACAATCATTAAATGAAGCCGAGAAGCCAGAGATTGTCTCCCGATTGCTAACAATGGCGGCAATCTCCCGATTAAAAGCAAATGAAAAGGATTCAATTGCAACAGCATGGCTTAAAAAGGCGAAAGATTTAGATTCAAGTAATAAAGAGGCAAATAAATACCTTTCCCAAAACGACTGGAAAAACTATGAAGGCCTGTTGGACATGCTTAATTTCCCTGCGATTAGAGAGACAGATAACCGGACAGCGAAAAGGAAAATTGCTGAACAGTATATTAATAACTGCCGGAAGTTTCTTGATATGATTGATGATGAAAACGATAAATTAACAGAAAACAGTGCAGCAGCATCTATTTTTAATAATACACTTGCTGTGACTAAGTACAAAGAAATTATTACATTGCTGGATGAAGTAACGCAAAAAACATCTCAGCTTCTGCAATCATCTGAAGAATATGAAGAATCCATAAGCGGTGTTTTTCATACATCTATTTATTATGACAGTGTTAAAAAGCTGATTGAAGAGCTTAATGAGTTAAAGGCTGCTTGGTTGAACATTTTTAAAGAGGAAGACTCAAGCGAGGCAAAAGCGGAAACAACCTCAGCCTTAGAACAGCTTCAACAAATGATTGGCTTAGAGAAAGTTAAAAATAGAGTAAAGGATTTTTATCAATTCTTAAAGTATCAAAACTCAAGGAAAAAGCTCGGTTTCACCATTCAGGATGAATTAAGTCTTAATATGATTTTTACAGGAAATCCTGGTACAGGAAAAACGACATTGGCACGGTTAATGGCTAAAATTTATTATGAATTAGGTGTGCTGCCTAGTCAGGAGGTTGTTGAAACAGACCGATCCCAGCTAGTCGGAGGCTATATGGGGCAGACAGAGGAAAATGTGCGCAATGTTGTAAAGCAATCTCTTGGCGGTGTGCTGTTTATTGATGAAGCCTACAGCTTAAACAGAGATGGACAAGGCAATGATTACGGACAAACAGCGATTGACACATTGGTTTCCTTAATGACTAGTTCTGAATTCGGCGGGAAGTTTGCTGTTATATTAGCAGGCTATCCGGAAGAGATGAGACAGTTCCTTGACGGCAATCATGGATTAAGCAGCCGTTTTCCATCATCTAACTTTATTCATTTACCTAATTATTCTGCAGAGGAACTTGTTGCTATCGGAGAAAAAATTGCCAATGACAATGATTATGTCATCAGTGAAGAAGGCAAACAGCAATTAGAGCTGCGCCTTGAAAAGGAACAGGTTGATGAAAGCTTCGGCAATGCCCGTGCAGTTAAAAATATTGTCCTAGATGCGATTTTTAACAAAGGTTCTCAAGCACAATCAAACAAGCAGTTCCTCACATATACCTTGCTTGACGGCAATGATTTTGCTGCGTCAGAGGAGGAGGCTTCAGAAAATCCAGCGGAAGAACTTGATTCTATGATTGGTCTGACAAAGGTAAAGGATGAAATGAAAAAAATTATTTCATTCGTTAAAGTTCAGCAAGTCAGACGAACGAATTCTAAAAAGAACTTGCCTATCCAGCTTCATGCAGTATTTACGGGAAATCCAGGTACAGGAAAAACGACAGTTGCTAAGCTTTATGCCCAGTTCTTAAAGGATTGCGGGATTTTAAAGCGTGGGCATCTCGTAGTAGCAAGCAGAGCGGATTTTATAGCAGGATTTGTGGGCCAAACGGCGATTAAAACGAAAAAGAAGATCAGAGAAGCATTAGGCGGCGTTCTATTCATTGATGAAGCATATTCTCTATTGTCAGGATCTAATCAAGATTTCGGCAAAGAAGCTATCGACACACTTGTGATGGAAATGACAAAGCATAATGAAAATCTTGTTGTCGTCTTGGCCGGTTATCCTGATGAAACAAAGGCATTGCTTGAAAGCAATCCAGGTTTAACATCACGCTTCAAAAAGTTTATCCATTTCGAGGATTATAATAGTGAAGAATTGATTCAAATAATGGAAGGTTATGCGGCAAAATATGACTATCAGTTAGAAAATAATGCGAAGCTTGCCCTTCAGACAAAGCTTGCGTCATTTAACTCAAATGGAAATGGGCGATTTGCGACTAATCTTGTAGATGAAGCTGTCCAGATGCAGGCATTGCGAATCATGGAAGCTAATGATGATAGCCTTGATTATTCTATTCTTACAGAAGCAGATATGCTTCATGCACTAGATTCCTTCAGCAACAGTGCAAATACAAAGCAATCATAA
- a CDS encoding thioesterase family protein — MEYVHKLDLKIDYADTDMMGVVYHANYLKFFERGRTALIEDIGYSYVAMEDAGYFAPVYDVQATYKKPLRYGEKAYVKTWIDLNDGIKTVYGYQIVNEQGDLCVEGTTTHIIVSKDSFRPKSFKKTFPEWFQKYEELKKK, encoded by the coding sequence TTGGAATACGTACATAAACTAGATTTAAAGATCGATTATGCAGATACCGACATGATGGGTGTCGTGTATCATGCGAATTACTTAAAGTTTTTTGAGCGCGGCAGAACAGCGCTGATAGAAGATATTGGCTATAGCTATGTAGCGATGGAGGATGCTGGGTACTTCGCTCCTGTCTATGATGTACAGGCTACGTATAAGAAGCCGTTAAGATACGGAGAAAAAGCGTATGTGAAAACATGGATAGACTTAAATGATGGCATTAAAACGGTTTATGGATATCAGATTGTAAATGAGCAAGGAGATCTTTGTGTAGAGGGTACGACTACCCATATCATTGTCAGTAAAGATAGCTTCCGCCCTAAATCATTTAAAAAGACCTTTCCGGAATGGTTCCAAAAGTATGAGGAGCTAAAAAAGAAATAA
- a CDS encoding HesB/YadR/YfhF family protein, with protein sequence MKIVVSDKAAEWYKDEMLLNEGDYVRFFARYGGCSTVQQGFSLGISNEKPVNSAVSTEKDGIRYYIEEKDLWYFDNNDLYANFNEAAQEPEYHYTEKQA encoded by the coding sequence ATGAAAATAGTAGTTAGCGATAAAGCAGCAGAATGGTATAAAGATGAAATGCTTCTAAACGAAGGAGATTATGTACGATTTTTCGCCCGATACGGAGGATGCAGCACTGTCCAACAGGGATTTTCACTAGGAATTTCTAACGAAAAGCCTGTGAACTCAGCAGTTAGCACAGAAAAAGACGGCATCCGTTATTATATTGAAGAAAAAGATCTTTGGTATTTTGATAACAATGATTTATACGCAAACTTCAATGAAGCTGCACAGGAACCGGAATATCATTACACAGAAAAGCAGGCTTAA